The DNA window CAGCTGACAATGCTCCCCACCGACAGGACCGAGGCCAGCCCTCCGTTGGGGTTGGCGACGGCCGCTCGCAGATCACAGGCTTCCATGTCAGAAAAGCCCGCCATCCGCATAGATCGTGTCAGCAAGACCTTTCGCCTCGGCGACGGCCAACAGCTGACGGCGCTGTCCGACATCGACCTCTCCATCGCGTCTGGCGAATTCGTCGCCTTGCTCGGCCCTTCGGGTTGCGGCAAGAGCACGATCCTGCGCCTCGTGGCGGCGCTTGAAGAGGCGACAGCCGGCCGCGTCACCATCGAGGGCCGGGCGCCGGACGAACTTTGCCACAGTCATCGGCTCGGCGTCGCCTTCCAGGATCATGCCCTGCTCCCCTGGCTCGATATCGAGGCCAACGTCACCCTACCGTTTCACCTCGCCGGGCGGCCGGTGGATGGCGCGCGGGTCAAGGATCTGATCGCCCTGGTCGGCTTGACCGGGTTCGAAAAGGCTCGACCCAAGCAACTATCGGGCGGCATGCGCCAACGCGCTTCCATCGCCCGTGCCTTGGTGCTTGAGCCGGAAGTCCTCCTGCTCGACGAACCGTTCGGCGCCCTCGACGCGGTGACGCGCCGACAGATGAACGTGGAACTGCAACGTATCTGGAGCCGCCACCGCATCACCACGCTGCTGGTGACCCACTCCGTCGACGAAGCATTGTTCCTTGCCGACCGTGTCGTGGTGATGAGCGGGCGACCAGGCCGTGTCATTCTCGACATTCCAGCTCCCTTTGAACGGCCGCGCGCTCCGGCCGTGATGCGCGAACAAGCATTCCATGACCTTGTCGACAGGCTGACCGAAGCGCTGGAACCAGAGGGCGCCGCCGCATGACGTCTGCCCGCAGCCAGTCCTTGATGCTCGGCTTGATAGGCGTGCTTGTGTTTCTGGCCACCTGGGAGGTGATCGGCACCTACCGTCTCGCCGGGCTTACCTGGCCGCCACTATCCACAGTGCTTGCCTTCCTGTCGACGCCGGCCAAGCTGCCGTTGTTCGGCCGAGCCGCCGCGGCGACCTTCACGTCGGTCGGCATCGGATATCTATGCGGAGGCTTCGGCGGGCTGGTTCTGGCGCTCGTCAGTCATCTGATTGCTCCTGTTCGTCCGGGCCTTGACCGGCTGATTGCCGTGATCCACGCCGTCCCGTCGATCGCGCTGGCGCCACTGTTGATCGTGCTGGCGAGCGCCGACGTGACACCGCCAATCATCTCAGGCCTCGGCGTCGGCTACATCTTCTACGTCGCCGCGACCTCGGGTCTGGCAACGGCCGGCGCGTCCCATCGCGATCTCTTCGCCGTGCTGGGAGCCGGCCGGCTGTCCACCGCCCTCCGGCTCGACCTGCCATCGGCACTGCCGGCCATCGCGTCGGCGATGAAGCTCTCGGTGCCGATCGCGTTTATAGGCGCCATCATCGGAGAGTGGTTTGGCGCCTCGCGTGGGCTGGGGCTATTGATCGTGTCGGCCATGCAGAATTTCCAGATTCCTCTGCTGTGGAGCGCCGTGCTGATCACCGCCGTCGCGTCGCTATCCATGTTTGCTCTATTCAGCCTGCTGGAGCGTCTGGTGCAGGAGCGCATGCGATGACCTCCACCGCTCTCAACTCGGTCTCTCATGTGGCGCGGCGCTATTGGGCCGTAGCGCTGGTTGTCGCCGGCTGGCAGATCTGGGTCTCGGCCGCCGGTTTGTCGTCGATCGTGCTGCCGGGGCCGCTGGCCGTCCTGAGGGATTTCGTCGGCGATCCCCTGAGTTACGCGGCGCCGGCTGGCCGCACCTTCATCGTCGCCATCGTCGGCCTGTTGCTCGGCTTCACGCTGGGCGGCGCATTGGCGGTGCTGAGTTGGTCATCGCGCCTTCTGAATGGCCTGCTGACCCCGCTCGGCCTGATCTTCACCTCGATCCCCGTGGTGACGCTCATCCCGATCATCGCGCGATTGCTGGGATATGACGTCAGGACGGTCATCGCCATCGTCGCCCTGATCTGCTTCTTCCCGGCCTTCGTTTATGTTGGCGCCGGCCTCCGCGCGCTGCCGCCCGGCAGTGACGATCTGTTTCGCGTTTTTGGTGGCTCTCGGCGCCAGCGCTTCCTGCGCCTCGTGCTGCCGTCGTCGGTGCCCAACCTGATGCTGGCCTTTCGCCTGACGGCGCCCGAGGCGGTTCTCGCCGCCGTCGTCGCCGAGTTCCTGATGGGGACCGACGGCCTCGGTTACATGTTTCGCAAGGCAGCCGGCGAGTTCGATACCGAACGCGCCTTGGCCACCTCGCTGATCGCCACCATTACCTCGGTGGCCTGTTTCGGCCTGGCGCTCGCCGCCGAGCGTCGCGTTCTCCGCCGCTGGACCTGAGCCCAGCGCGACCCAAGATCATCCGGACACCGCTTTGACACAACGGGCGCTGGATCGAACCGCGGGCGGTTTCGACCACCCGCATCAAGACAGTGAAAGGACAACATCATGGTCAAGGTTCAACAGCCCCCCGATCCGTGGCAGCGCACCACCACCGAGCATGGCTTCTTCGCCGACGAGGTCATTTCCGCCCTGCAAAAATGTACCCGACGCGGCATGACCGACAACGTTCTGCTGCTCGGCTGGGAGATGTTTGTCACCAGCCCGGAAATGGAAGAGATGATGTGGTCCCGCCTGTGCGTGATGGCGGTTGAGGATATCGGCCTCGGCAATCCCAATGCCCCCATCCTCATCGAGACGCTCTACCAGCAGCACAAGCGCTATCCGCGCCCGGCCGGCGACCGCTTCCTGTTCGCCGCCCACGCCATTCGCGTTCTGACCAAGAGCGACAAGGACCGCACCTCCGACGACATGGTCAATTGGGCGAAGCGTTCGATCGAACTCGGGGACAACCTGCCTGAAATCCCTGACGTCGCGCTCGATATGCACACCCGACGTGGTCAGGAGATGGGTCGCGACTACCTGTTCTTCATGTCCGAGGCATCGAAGGTCATTCCCGAGGTCAAGGACAAGGATCAAAAATACAAGGAGTGGATCCTGAAGGCGCTCGCGGACGGGAGGCTGACATGAGCCGACCGCGCGCTTATCTCGCCGGGCCGGAGGTCTTCCTCTCGGATAGCGCGGCGGTCATCGCTTCCAAGAGAGAGCTCGCACTCTCCTATGGCTTCCAGCCCAACGGCATCGCCGAGGAGGAGCTCGACCCGACAGGGCTGTCGCTGTTCGAGTTCGGCCGCCGTATCAGTCTTGCCAACGAAAAGGCCATGCGAGGGTCGGACCTGATTATCGCCAACCTGACGCCCTTTCGGGGCATTTCGGCCGACATCGGTACGGCCTTTGAAGTCGGCTTCATGTGCGCGCTCGGCCGAGCGGCCTATGGCTACACCAACACGGCGCGCCCCTACTTCGAGCGGCTGAGGGACGATTATTACCATGGCGCCATCGCCAAGACGGCCGACGGCGCCACCCGCGGTCCGGACGGCATGATGGTGGAAGACCATGGAATGGTCGACAACCTGATGCTCGATGGCGGCATCGAGACGCTCGGCGGCATCCTGGTCCGCCGGCAGGTCGAGCCGGATAATCTGTGGTCAGATCTCTCCGCCTTCGAGGACTGCCTCAGGGCGGCGGCTGTGCGGTTTGGGCTAGCGAGGCCGACTTGAAGCTATCCGGGATGTGGCGGCGGCTCAGCCGCCACATCCTCCTTCAAGCACACTCTCAAACTCGTTCGAACGCCGCTCAGCGAGAAATCTGCGCCCCAAACGTCTTCTCAATCAATTGGATAGCCAACGGTCTTGGCTGCTGCCGGCGGCAGGCGCAGGGGCAAGTGACCAGCCGGCACATTCATCGCCGTCGCCTTGAAGTGCATGGCTTCAAGCGCCGGGCGAACGGTCGCAGCACCGGCGCTCATTTCCGGACAATAATCGCGCCTAAACCGCTCGGCGGCCTCGGAAATTTCCTCACGAAGAGCCGCTTCGTCCACTCGGGTGAGTTTGCGGTCGGCCATCACCACCCGGCCGTCGGTGATGACCATCCTGACCGCCTCGGAATTCACCGAGAAGGCGATCTGGTTGCGGATGTCATGCAACGGCAGGAAGCCCCAATCATAGCGGTCGAGCAGGATGATATCGGCCTTCTTGCCGACCTCGAGCGAGGCAACCTCTTTCTGCATCAAGCTGGACCGGGCAGCGGCGTGCGTCGCCATCTCATAGACCTCATGGGCGGACACCCAGGAATGGAAATCGTGGCTGCCGATCTTGTGCAGGCCCGAGGCGACCTTGATCGCCTGGAAGATATCAGCGCTGTCGGCCGAGGCGACACCGTCGCAGCCGAGCGCGACGTTGACACCCGCCTGCTTGAGCTTGCGGATCGGCGAAACACCCGAACCGAGCTTGAGGTTGGCGAGCGGATTGTGCGTGGTGGAGGCGCCCGCCGACCCCATCATCTCCATGTCGGCATCGGTCAGCCAGATGGCGTGGTTCATGGTGAGGCGGTGGGTCATGCAGCCAACCTTGTCGAGGAAGGCCGGCAACGTCATGCCATACTTGGTCTCACCGGTGACCGCCTGCGTCTTGGTTTCGAGGACGTGGCAGTGGATCGGCAGATCGAGCGTCCGTGACAGTTCGCCCACCTCCTCGAGCAACTCCGGCGAACAGCGCTGCGGGCCGCAGGGGCCCAGGATGATGCGCATGCCATCCTTGTCGTGCCAGCGGTCGCGCAGTTCGTGGAAAAGAGAGATCTGCTCGGCGCGCCCCGGCGTCTTCAGCGTTGCCAGTCGATCGCGCAGATCGGCATCCATCAGGCTGGCGGTGAAGGGCGGCAGGCTGTCGAGAAAGCCCTCATCCCACATGGACGCGGTGAGCCAGCCCTTTAGGCCAAGGTCGCGATAGGCGGTCGCGGTGGCGTCGACGGCGTCAGGCGTGAACGCCATATTGATGACGTCGTCTTGCAGCGCGGTGACGCCGGAGCGAATGGAGACGATGCCGACCAGCATGGCCCTGAGGTAATGCTCCCGCCAGGAAAGCGTCGGAGCGCCAAATGGCGGATAGACCTCCGACAGCCAGATCTCCAGCGGCAGGTTGTCATAGCGCCCCATCTCGAAACCCTCGTTCGAGTGCATATGGGCGTCGATAAAACCGGGCAGAACCAGAGAGCGCCTAGCGTCGATGACTTCGATATCCGGATGCCGCGCCGCCTCGGCCGACAGATCGGGACCGATCGCGGCGATGCGGTCGTCAACAACCAAGATGTCACCGCCGTCGATTTCAGTACCGGAACTGTCGTTTGCGAAAATACGTCCATTTCGGATCAAAAGGGCCATGACTTTTTCCTTACTAGAACGAGTGCGCGCCGACCGGCGGCATGAAATCTGCTTTGACGATATCGCCGGATTGTCCGGCGGATACATTGCAAACCTGAGGTGTAAAGGACCAATGCTTCGCCCGATCGAACATGGACTTGACGTGCGCCTGATGCGCATCTTCCTGATTTTGATCGAGGAATGCTCTGTTTCCCGAACAGCGGTTCGCCTCGGTCAGAGCCAGCCGGCGGTCAGTCTGGCATTGAAACGACTGAGGGAAATCCTGGGGGATCCCCTCCTGGTCCGCTCCGGCGCCCATCTGGTGCCAACCGAACGCGGTGCCGAGATCGGCCGGCGGATGGCTGCCATCCTTGCCGAAATTGATGGCATGGTGCTCAACGTGGAGACATTCGAGCCGTCTACCGACATGCGCAACCTGCGCATACAGGCGGCAAACTGTCTCGGTACCTTCTTCCTGCCTCGGATCGCCGCTGCCCTGCGACGAGAGGCGCCGGCCATGCAGGTCGACTTCAGTGCGATCCCCGACGAGCGCGACATTTTCGAGGAGATGGAGACGGGAACCATCGACCTGACCATCGGCAACTGGCCAGCTCCACGCGAAAACCTTCGAATCGCGCCGCTGCTTGACGCCGACATGGTGCTGGTCATGCGACGCGATCACCCGATGGCGGAACGGGCCGAGCTCACTCTCGAGGAATATCTGGCGCTGGAGCACCTGTCGCCCACCCCAACGGCGTCCGCGGCAATCAGTCCGGTTGACGGGCGCCTGGCCCAACTCGATCGCAAGCGGCGCATCTCGATGACCGTCCCGGAATTCACCCTCGTACCATCGGTGCTGGCCGCCTCGACCGGGCTGGTATTCACCTCCAGCCGACCGTTCGCGGAGGAAATGGCCACCAACATGCCGTTCGCGCTGGTGGATGCACCTCCGGAACTCGGGCTCATGAAGTTTTACCTGCTGTGGCATGAGCGCGCCCACCATTCCCCCTTCAACCGTTGGCTCAGATCGTTGGTGCGGCGCGTCTCTCAGGAGCCATCCGACCACGAGTCCATACAGTCGTCGAAAAAACAGGCAGTCTCCATATTGCCTAGCTGATAATCATTATTAGCTGCGAAGGTCTTCCTTAGAACGGGGATTCCGCTTCAATCGTTGTCCGTCCAAGCCAAAACATCGGGGAACAACCAACATGTCGGACAACAGACTTTCCAAGGCTGGCGTAGCCTGTCTCGCGGCCACCATGCTCGTGACGGCGGGTCTCCCCGCCTTCGCTCAGGACTTCAAGGGCAAGACCCTGGTGGTCGGCACCTGGGGTGGCGATATCGAACGTCTCCTTCGCCAGAACGCGGCCGAACCGCTGGAAAAGGAGACAGGCGCCAAGGTTGAGTTCGTCCTTGGCGGCTCAGGCGACCGCATGGCGCGCATCTATGCCGAAAAAGCCAACCCGACGATGGATGTCGCCTTCGTCAACATCTACGAAGCACCGCAGGCGTTGAAGGACGGCGTCGTTGACGCTCCCGATCCGAACGCCCCCTATTTCAAAGACGTCTGGGACGGCATGAACAATGGCTGCTACGCCATGTCTCTGGTCGGCCTCGGTATTGCCTACAACAAGAAGCTCGTATCGGCACCGCCGGAATGGGCCGACATGTGGAAGCCGGAGTTCAAGGGCAAGATCGCTCTTTCGAGCTACCCCGGTTCTGAAGGCGATGGCGTCCTTGGCGTTGCCGCCCGCCTCGCCGGCAAGGATGAGCACAATCCCGACGCCGCCTTCGGCAAGCTCAAGGAGCTGACGCCGATCGCCATGACCTACACCAACCTCGACGAAATCTTCGCCATGATGGACGCCGGTGAGGTGGCCATGGCGCCGATGATCTCTGGCTACGTGCTCGCCGCGCTCAAGACCCATCCCGATATCGGCTTCTCATTCCCGAAAAGCCCTGGCCCGGTGCTGGTGCGCGACATGCTCTGCCTGGTCAAGAACTCGCCCGAGCCGGAACTGGCCAAGAAGTTCGCGGCGCTGGCTCTCGGCGTCAAGAACCAAACGGACTATGCCGAGCAGCTCTACTTCGGCCCAACCAACAAGAACGTCAAACTGTCGCCTGAGGTATCGGCCGATGTCATCGATACCCCTGACGAGGTGAAGGGTCTCCTGCAGCTCGACTGGCCCTATGTCATCTCGCAGCGCGCCGACTGGACCCAACGCTGGAACAAGGAAATCCTCGGCCAATAAACCCTGGTGACGAGGTCCCGGCCGCGCGGCGCTCGCTCCCCTGCCCGATCCGCCGTCCGGGTGCCACCGGTCGAGGCACTTTCCGGCGCACGATGTCTCCCCCCGTGCGCCGGCTTTTTTCAACGAGGTTATCGTTGCCGATGCCGCCGTCGATCCTGCTCCTGCTACCTGCGCTCGCGCTTTCGGCCGTTGTGTTTCTCGCCCCCTTCCTCTGGCTGGCGAGCACATCCTTTCGCACCCAGGCCGAGGGATCGCTGCTGCTGGCCGATGGATTTTCCATTCACAATTATGCCCGCCTTTTGGCCGACCCGTTCTTTCTCGAAGTTCTCTTGCGGACACTGGCCTACAGCATCGTCACGACAGCCATTTCGCTTGTTGTCGCGCTACCGGTGGCCCGTTTCATTGTTACCCGTGCCGGCCGTCTCAAAGGTATCCTGCTGGCGCTGATGCTGGTGCCTCTGGTCTCCGGCGCACTGTTGCCCTCGCTCGGCATGCTTCACCTGATGGGACCGCTCGGCGTGGTCAACGGCGCCGCTCGCCTTCTTGGCCTGCCGACGGTGAAACTGCTCGGTACGCCGGCCGGTATCCTGATCGGACTGGTCCAATCCTTCCTGCCGCTGATGGTCTTGCCGCTGGTCAATACGTTGGCTCGCCTGCCTGGAGATCTCGAGCAGGCGGCCGCTTCGCTAGGCGCATCGGCAGCCGCCACCTGGCGTCGCGTGATACTGCCGCTGGCAACGCCTGGCATCGTCGCCGGCTCGGTGCTGGTGTTCTGCGCCACCTTCACCTCCTTTGTGACGCCGCAGGTTCTGGGACAAGGCCACATCGCAACCTTCGGCACAGTCGCCTACCAACAGGCGGGCCAAGTGCTCGACTGGCCGTTCGCCTCCGCGCTGGCCATGGTCGCGCTGGCCATGATCGGCCTACTTCAGGCAGCCATCGTCATTGGCAGCCGTCTCTCCCGTCGACAGGAGGCCCGCCAATGATCCCGCGTCTTTGGCGATGGCTCCACACGGTATGGACAGGGCTCGCCTATGTGGTTGTGCTGGCGCCGATCATCGTCCTGATCCTCGCCTCGTTCGACGACAGCAATTTCTTCCGCTTTCCGCCGCAACGGCTGTCATTTCGCTGGTTCGAAGCAGCGGCCATCAGCCGCGAATATCAAAGCGCGCTCGGCATCTCATCGTTGGTAGCTCTGCTTTCGGCCGCCATCGCGGTCGTCACCGGCTCACTCGCCGCCTACGTGCTCGTTCGCCATCGCCCCCGTGGTGCTCGGATCATTGAAGCCATTCTGCTGGCTCCGCTGGTGCTGCCGTTGATCGTCTGGGCGATCGCCCTGATGCAGATCTACTCGGCGTTAAGCCTCTCGGGCACGCTGACTGGTCTGGTCCTGGCGCATACCGTGATCACCCTGCCCTACGCGGTGCGTATCATGCATGCCACCTTCGAGCGCATCGACCCGCAGTTGGAGGCGGCCGCCGTGAGCCTGGGTGCCCGGCCATTCGATGTTGCGCGCCGTGTCGTCATACCGCTTGCTCTGCCAGGCCTGCTGACCTCGGCGGCCTTCTCGCTGCTTGTCTCGTTCAACGACGTGATCGTTTCGGCGCTGATCGCCGGCGGCCGTTGGATGACCTTTCCCGTCCGCCTCTACTCGCAGCTGCGCGGTCAGGGCGTCGACCCCACAACGCTCGCCATCGGCGCGGGCATCATCGCGATCATCCTCCTCGCGGCCGTCGTCGGGGAGCTGACCATGAAATGGTCGCGGCAAGTGTGAGAGAAACCATGACAGATTATCCTTATCTCGACCGCATGCCGAAGTTCGAACGCGACGGCATTCCCTCGCTCACCGGCTTCCGGCGCGAAAGCGTCGCCTCCAAGGTGGTGCTCGCCGTCCGCGATCCGCTGGTGGTCGGAGAGGGTGCCGCCGAAGACCAGATCGTCGCCGAACTTGAGGGTGCGGAGCAAGTGGCGCGCACCGGTCTTTTCACCACCTACACCGGGCGCTATCGCGGCGTGCCGATTTCGGTCGTGCTCGGCGGTTCCGGATCGCCGGAAGCCGAACTCGCGCTGATGGATCTCTTCAACTACACCGACTGCGATACGGTGATCCGTATCGGCGGCTGCGGCGCCTGGGGCGAAAAGGTGCGCGTCGGCGACATCGTCATTTCCTCCGGTGCCGTCCGCGACGAGGGGATGACCAAAGCGCATGTCCGCGTGGAATATCCGGCGGTCTCAGACTGGCGCGTCGTCGCCGCCATGGCTGCCGAGGCTGAAGCGATCGGCCATCCCTTCCACGTCGGCATCACCCGGTCCGGCGACAGTGAATATTGTGGCTGGGGCAAGCCCGGCCCTGGTGGTTATCTCCAGGACGACCACAAGCAGATCATCGATTACTGGCGGCGCGCCGGCATCCTCAACACCGATCGCGAGGCCGCGGCCATCCTGACGCTTTCTAGCCTTTATGGCCGTCGTGGCGGCGCCGTCTCGTCGGTTGGCGACAACGTCGTAACCGGCGAGCCGCACCGCTCCGGCTCCGGGCAGCGCAACGCCATTCTGGTCGGGCTCGGCGCACTGGCGCGCCTTGCCGAGGAGGCGCGATGAAGGACTATCTCCACATCGAGGAGATCACCAAGCGCTTCGGCGAGACCGATGTCCTGAAGGGAATTTCGCTCACCATACCCAAAGGCGATTTCGTGGCGCTGCTCGGCCCCTCGGGTTGCGGCAAGTCGACACTGCTCAAGATCATCTCCGGCCTCGAGACCGAAACGGCGGGTCGCATCCGCCTTTCCGGTGAGTGGCTGGCCGGGGTGCCTGCCTTCCGGCGTGACATCGGCGTGGTCTTTCAAAGCTACGCCCTTTTCCCACACCTGAGCGTCGCCGAAAACGTCCGCTTCGGTCTCGACATGCGGCAGATGGGCCGCGCCGAAGCCAACGAACGAGTGCGCGAGGCGCTCGATCTCGTCAAACTCGACGGCCTCAGCGAGCGTATGCCCCGCCAGTTGTCCGGCGGCCAGCAGCAACGCGTTGCGATTGCGCGCGCACTGGCCATACGCCCCAGACTTCTGTTGCTCGACGAGCCACTCAGCAACCTCGACGCCATCCTGCGCAAGAGCGTGCGCGTCGACCTGCGTGAGCTGCACGACCGCGTCGGCGCGACCACCGTCATGGTGACGCACGACCAAGAGGAAGCGATGAGCATGGCCGACAAGGTGGCGGTGATGCATGATGGCGCCATTGAGCAATGGGGCAGCCCCGAAGATATTTATGAGCGTCCCGCCACCGCCTTTATCGGCACCTTTGTCGGCAATCCGCCCGCCAGCCTCGTGAAGGCTCGCCGACATCTTTCCGGAGGCTGGAGTATTGGTGGCACAACCTGGACACCCGATCCCGCGCTGACTGACAAGCTGGACAAGGTGCGGAATCTTGAAATCACGCTCGGACTTCGAGCCGAGCGGATCGACATCGTCGACCGCGATACGCCGGGTGCTTTTGTCGCGGAGCTCACATCGTCGGAATATCTTGGCGGCGAGCGCTTGCTGCATTTCCTCGTAGACGATCATCGCGTTTCGGTCGCCCATGCCGGCGCTGCCCTGGAAGCCGGGCAGTTCGTCGGTCTCCGCCCGAGAACCGCCGACGTGATGCTGTTCGACATCAATACCGGCCTCAGGATCGATGCCCGATGAGACGCCCAGAGTTCCATTGTGTCGGACCGGTCGTACTCGACCGGATCATCAGGGTCGATCGCATTCCCGGCCCGGACGACAAGGCCTTCGTCAGTTCCAAGCAGGACTCGGCTGGCGGGCCTGCCCGCAACGTGGCCTTCGCGCTAGCCGGTTGGGGAGAGCGGGTAACAGCTGCGTCCGTCGTCGGCGATGATGGCGTGGGCCAACGGCTGCTCGAACGGCTCAGCGAAGCCGGGGTTGGCACTGACGCCATCGAGCGGGTGCCCGACCTCGAAACGGCGAGCTGTACGATCATCCTCGATAAATCCGGCGAGCGCGCCATCCTCATCGAACCCATCGACGAAGTGGTGCTCGCACGCATCGGATCTGGCTTGCGGCCGGCAGCGGGCGACGCCGTCTTGATGAACCTTTTCCATGATCATGCCGCCTTTGACCTCCTCGCAGGGGCTCGTAGCGCCGGCGCTCTGGCCTTCATCGACCTGGAATGGCCCGAGATCGGGCGCTGGGGCTGGGCAGCAGCCAAGCGGGCCGCCGCCGTGG is part of the Pleomorphomonas sp. PLEO genome and encodes:
- a CDS encoding carbohydrate kinase family protein, which gives rise to MRRPEFHCVGPVVLDRIIRVDRIPGPDDKAFVSSKQDSAGGPARNVAFALAGWGERVTAASVVGDDGVGQRLLERLSEAGVGTDAIERVPDLETASCTIILDKSGERAILIEPIDEVVLARIGSGLRPAAGDAVLMNLFHDHAAFDLLAGARSAGALAFIDLEWPEIGRWGWAAAKRAAAVADVVVTNRQVLKAFAEERGMVVDDAAAAVLAQELRPAGDRVCVTLGADGVLARDGNRLLRVSAMPVTPQNTTGAGDRFLAGLARALTAGIPFDRSLAHGVAAAGLYLSGSGENWADVERASATVNVRNLLAGVLS